The following are from one region of the bacterium HR11 genome:
- the arnC_1 gene encoding Undecaprenyl-phosphate 4-deoxy-4-formamido-L-arabinose transferase: MRPEIQNRPSEDVLYLRRRRERNQQLRAFFDRWASRRDVYRRRHRAYYDEIARLYTFWIPPGARVLEVGCGTGDLLAQVRPAFGVGIDWSPAMVRIARAKYPHLHFVVADAEALSLRGTFDYVILSDLLGYVEDVQAVLEQVRSVCAPHTRVVLNFYNALWEPAIWLGEKLRWKFPASIRNWLSLPDVENLLYLTGFEAVARGRRLLLPLRIPLLSTILNRWALLLPGVRRLGLIQWCVARPVPWEDRGLDPPPSVSVVVPVRNEAGNIEEIFRRVPEMGAGTELVFVDGASTDGTVEAIEACRVRYPERRVQLIHQGAPLGKADAVRKGFAAARGDVLMILDGDLTVPPEDLPKFYEALVQGRGEFINGSRLVYPMERGAMRFFNLLGNKFFSMAFTWLLQQPIKDTLCGTKVLYRRDYERIRALRGYFGDFDPFGDFELLFGAAKLGLRIVDLPIRYQERTYGTTKIRRWRHGWLLLRMCLVAFRKLRLG, translated from the coding sequence ATGAGGCCCGAAATCCAGAATCGGCCGTCTGAGGACGTCTTGTACCTGCGGCGGCGCCGGGAGCGGAATCAGCAACTCCGGGCCTTCTTCGACCGGTGGGCGTCCCGACGGGACGTCTATCGCCGCCGTCATCGGGCCTACTACGACGAAATCGCCCGTCTCTACACGTTCTGGATTCCGCCGGGCGCCCGGGTCCTGGAGGTCGGCTGTGGGACGGGGGACCTGCTGGCCCAGGTCCGGCCGGCCTTTGGCGTCGGCATCGACTGGAGCCCGGCGATGGTCCGGATCGCCCGGGCCAAGTATCCCCATTTACACTTTGTCGTCGCCGACGCCGAGGCCCTGAGCCTCCGGGGGACCTTCGACTACGTGATCCTGTCGGACCTCTTGGGTTACGTAGAAGACGTCCAGGCCGTCCTCGAACAGGTGCGGTCCGTATGCGCCCCCCATACGCGGGTCGTCCTGAACTTCTACAACGCCCTGTGGGAGCCGGCCATCTGGCTGGGGGAGAAGCTTCGATGGAAGTTCCCGGCCTCGATCCGGAACTGGCTGTCCCTGCCGGACGTCGAGAATCTTCTCTACCTGACGGGCTTTGAGGCCGTCGCCCGGGGCCGGCGCCTGCTCCTCCCCCTGCGGATTCCCCTCTTGAGCACCATCCTGAATCGGTGGGCCCTGCTCCTGCCGGGCGTGCGGCGGTTGGGCCTGATCCAGTGGTGCGTCGCCCGGCCCGTCCCGTGGGAGGACCGGGGGCTTGACCCGCCGCCGTCGGTGTCCGTCGTCGTCCCCGTCCGCAATGAGGCCGGCAACATCGAGGAAATCTTTCGGCGGGTGCCCGAGATGGGCGCCGGGACGGAGCTCGTCTTCGTCGACGGGGCCTCGACGGACGGGACCGTCGAGGCCATCGAGGCCTGCAGGGTGCGGTATCCCGAACGACGCGTCCAGCTCATCCACCAGGGGGCACCCCTCGGCAAGGCCGACGCCGTCCGGAAGGGCTTTGCGGCGGCCCGGGGCGACGTCCTGATGATCCTCGACGGCGACCTGACGGTCCCGCCGGAGGACCTGCCGAAGTTTTACGAGGCCCTCGTGCAGGGCCGGGGCGAGTTCATCAACGGCTCCCGGCTGGTGTACCCGATGGAGCGGGGGGCCATGCGGTTTTTCAACCTCCTCGGCAATAAGTTCTTCAGCATGGCCTTCACGTGGCTCCTCCAGCAACCCATCAAGGACACGCTGTGCGGGACGAAGGTCCTGTACCGGCGGGACTACGAGCGGATTCGGGCCCTGCGGGGCTACTTCGGGGACTTCGACCCCTTTGGCGACTTCGAGCTCTTGTTTGGTGCGGCCAAGCTGGGTTTGCGGATCGTGGACCTGCCCATTCGATATCAGGAACGGACGTACGGGACGACGAAGATCCGCCGCTGGCGTCACGGCTGGCTCCTGCTCCGGATGTGCCTCGTCGCCTTCCGGAAGCTCCGGCTGGGCTGA
- the glrR_3 gene encoding Transcriptional regulatory protein GlrR → MPVRKLKEAPVLMGISEPWLQLTESLHLVVRDRAGLVLHGEPGVGKTALWEYALHLRGQGSYVWIDARHPRSLAEWTRAIQRRQAFFLYHWHEWPPAWMEKALTVLRKTRNGLVWGASLVMMQAEEARQWWQRWQMERLPVYLLHVPPLRERSEDIPVIAQRVLEDTARQYQRPARGFTVEAMERLRLHPWWGNVRELIEVVKQAVFRQSSGLFIELATVQKAIRQAHFISDRADLQAQWETFVSRILRYLFEHPEVGHRIRPWPFILGEVRRLTAQSVLQLLQVREEDAARILGVSLRTLRQYLKQRPDHWV, encoded by the coding sequence ATGCCGGTTCGGAAATTGAAGGAAGCCCCCGTCCTGATGGGCATCAGCGAGCCCTGGCTTCAACTGACCGAGAGCCTGCACCTGGTCGTGCGCGACCGGGCGGGCCTGGTCCTGCACGGCGAGCCGGGGGTCGGTAAGACGGCCTTATGGGAATATGCCCTGCACCTTCGGGGACAGGGGAGTTATGTCTGGATCGATGCCCGTCATCCCCGGAGCCTGGCCGAATGGACCCGGGCCATCCAGCGGCGGCAGGCCTTCTTCCTTTACCACTGGCACGAATGGCCCCCGGCCTGGATGGAGAAGGCCCTGACGGTGCTCCGCAAGACCCGGAACGGCCTCGTCTGGGGCGCCTCCCTGGTCATGATGCAGGCCGAAGAAGCTCGCCAGTGGTGGCAACGGTGGCAGATGGAACGTCTGCCCGTCTATCTCCTCCACGTCCCCCCGCTCCGGGAGCGGTCCGAGGACATCCCCGTCATCGCCCAGCGGGTCCTGGAGGACACGGCTCGCCAGTATCAGCGGCCGGCCCGGGGCTTCACCGTCGAGGCGATGGAGCGCCTCCGCCTGCACCCCTGGTGGGGCAACGTCCGGGAGCTCATCGAGGTCGTCAAACAGGCCGTGTTTCGCCAATCGTCGGGCCTGTTCATCGAGCTGGCGACGGTCCAGAAGGCCATCCGTCAGGCGCACTTCATCTCCGACCGGGCCGACCTGCAGGCCCAGTGGGAGACGTTCGTCTCCCGGATCCTGCGATACCTCTTCGAGCACCCCGAGGTCGGCCATCGGATTCGCCCCTGGCCGTTTATTCTGGGGGAAGTCCGCCGCCTGACGGCCCAGTCGGTCCTGCAACTCCTGCAGGTCCGGGAGGAAGACGCCGCCCGCATCTTGGGTGTATCCCTACGGACGCTCCGCCAGTACCTGAAACAACGGCCCGACCACTGGGTCTAA
- a CDS encoding Putative TrmH family tRNA/rRNA methyltransferase yields the protein MTAPESRRPQAVRGEEREPAPLWVSGVHAVKEVLRAKPDQVDLIVLVGQHPSHRMFIAMAREHGIPYTTGEERLPEFLRRKKHAPVFARLAAFRYADPEDLLETVRPTTIFLVLDHVQDPTNLGNVLRTAAGAGVQGVFIPRHRGVRVTPTVAHIASGALPYVPVARYGSLQQLIQQLQERGVWVVAADPYAPEPWFALKGNRPIALVLGHEGEGLTKTALQLCDQTVRIPMVHLESLNVAASAAILLYEVVRQRMTTA from the coding sequence ATGACGGCGCCTGAATCGCGTCGGCCTCAAGCCGTCCGTGGGGAAGAGAGGGAGCCTGCCCCCCTCTGGGTCAGCGGAGTCCATGCGGTCAAGGAGGTCCTGCGCGCCAAGCCGGACCAGGTCGACCTGATCGTCCTGGTCGGTCAGCATCCCTCGCACCGCATGTTCATCGCCATGGCGAGGGAGCACGGGATTCCCTACACGACGGGCGAGGAGCGTCTACCCGAGTTTCTGCGCCGGAAGAAGCACGCGCCCGTATTCGCCCGACTGGCGGCCTTTCGGTACGCCGACCCGGAAGACCTCCTGGAGACGGTCCGCCCGACGACGATCTTCCTCGTCCTGGACCATGTCCAGGACCCCACGAACCTGGGGAACGTCCTGCGCACGGCGGCCGGTGCCGGCGTCCAGGGGGTCTTCATTCCCCGGCATCGGGGCGTCCGGGTCACCCCGACGGTGGCCCACATCGCCTCGGGCGCCCTCCCGTACGTGCCCGTCGCCCGTTACGGGAGCCTCCAGCAACTCATTCAACAGCTTCAGGAGCGGGGCGTGTGGGTCGTGGCGGCCGACCCCTATGCGCCCGAGCCGTGGTTCGCCTTAAAGGGGAACCGGCCCATCGCCCTGGTCCTGGGCCATGAGGGGGAGGGCTTGACCAAGACGGCCTTGCAGCTATGCGACCAGACGGTCCGCATCCCGATGGTCCACCTGGAGTCGTTGAACGTCGCCGCCTCGGCGGCCATCCTCCTGTATGAGGTCGTTCGTCAACGGATGACGACCGCTTGA
- the smc_6 gene encoding Chromosome partition protein Smc, with protein sequence MAFTVKEFRDLVRLLEEHPQWRDELRRLLLTDELLDLPRVVRELAEAQRETERRLASLTERVEDLTRQVQELTARVDALTVQMDDLARHVQELTARVDTLTVRMDDLARQVQSLAGRVEDLTRQVQEMTTGVSTLLGWQRGEAGRREGERYERSIVKRAPMLFSGGVGGPTDDPRVQERLSQWLRGLLEGDRFLPSEEDPTLADLIWWKGDQVVVVEVSVTVDEDDVWRAVRRARTLQSAGVDAVPVVIGDSWDSLETQALAEELGVWWLIHGVPSEAFVAFRRRSPEGTETPVS encoded by the coding sequence ATGGCCTTCACAGTGAAAGAATTTCGCGATTTGGTCCGATTGTTGGAGGAGCATCCCCAGTGGAGGGACGAACTGCGGCGGCTCCTCCTGACGGACGAGCTCCTGGACTTACCTCGGGTCGTGCGGGAACTCGCCGAGGCCCAGCGTGAGACGGAGCGACGTCTGGCGAGCCTCACCGAACGGGTCGAGGACTTGACCCGCCAGGTCCAGGAGTTGACGGCGCGGGTGGATGCCCTCACGGTCCAGATGGATGACCTGGCCCGCCACGTCCAGGAGCTGACGGCGCGGGTAGATACCCTCACGGTCCGGATGGATGACCTGGCCCGCCAGGTCCAGAGCTTAGCGGGACGGGTCGAGGACTTGACCCGCCAGGTCCAGGAGATGACGACGGGCGTGAGTACCCTCTTGGGCTGGCAGAGGGGGGAAGCTGGCCGTCGAGAAGGGGAGCGCTATGAGCGCAGTATCGTGAAGCGGGCCCCTATGCTATTCAGCGGCGGCGTCGGCGGTCCTACGGACGATCCCCGGGTCCAGGAACGCCTGAGTCAGTGGCTTCGGGGTCTCTTGGAGGGGGACCGATTCCTGCCATCCGAGGAGGACCCGACCCTGGCGGACCTCATTTGGTGGAAGGGGGACCAGGTCGTCGTCGTGGAGGTATCCGTCACCGTCGATGAAGACGATGTTTGGCGGGCCGTTCGTCGGGCTCGGACCTTACAGTCTGCCGGTGTCGATGCCGTCCCGGTCGTCATCGGGGACAGTTGGGACAGCCTGGAGACGCAGGCCCTGGCCGAGGAATTGGGTGTCTGGTGGCTCATTCATGGCGTCCCATCGGAAG
- a CDS encoding putative glycosyltransferase → MYSIVVPAYNEQETIEELWRRITAVMASVGGDYEVLFVDDGSTDATPAIIRRLHAQDPRVRLLRFSRNFGHQAAITAGLDYARGQAVIVMDADLQDPPEVIPAMIAKWREGYDVVYAVRKRRHGEGLWKRLTAALYYRLLARLAHVPIPYDTGDFRLMSRAVVDVLRELRERARFLRGLSAWVGFRQVGIEYERAPRYAGTTKYSVWRMTRFALDGITAFSSAPLYAALYIGIILLIGVALGLGYFVGLGLVAGRPPAAWAWVALGFLFLMAWQFIALGLLGLYIARIHDEVKGRPLYVVAETLPEPSGPASATEP, encoded by the coding sequence ATGTACTCGATCGTCGTTCCGGCTTACAACGAACAGGAAACGATCGAAGAACTGTGGCGCCGTATCACGGCCGTAATGGCGTCGGTCGGGGGGGACTACGAAGTCTTGTTCGTCGACGACGGGAGTACGGACGCCACGCCGGCGATCATCCGGCGCTTGCATGCGCAGGACCCGCGCGTTCGGCTCCTGAGGTTTTCCCGGAACTTCGGCCACCAGGCGGCCATCACGGCAGGCCTGGATTATGCTCGCGGACAGGCCGTGATCGTCATGGATGCGGACTTACAGGACCCGCCGGAGGTAATCCCGGCGATGATCGCCAAGTGGCGGGAGGGGTACGACGTCGTATATGCCGTGCGGAAACGGCGGCACGGGGAGGGCCTCTGGAAACGGCTTACGGCCGCTTTGTACTACCGCCTGCTGGCCCGTTTGGCTCACGTCCCCATCCCCTATGATACGGGGGACTTCCGCCTGATGAGTCGGGCCGTCGTCGACGTCCTGCGGGAACTTCGGGAACGGGCCCGTTTCTTGCGGGGCCTTTCCGCATGGGTCGGCTTCCGACAGGTCGGCATCGAGTACGAGCGGGCGCCCCGATACGCGGGGACGACGAAGTACTCGGTATGGCGGATGACCCGCTTTGCCCTGGACGGGATTACGGCCTTCTCGTCGGCGCCCCTCTACGCGGCTCTATACATAGGGATCATTCTGCTCATCGGAGTCGCCTTGGGTTTAGGCTATTTCGTCGGCCTCGGCTTAGTCGCCGGCCGCCCGCCTGCCGCCTGGGCGTGGGTCGCCCTGGGTTTTCTGTTCCTGATGGCGTGGCAGTTCATCGCCTTGGGCCTTCTGGGCCTTTACATCGCCCGGATCCACGATGAGGTCAAAGGTCGTCCCCTCTACGTCGTGGCCGAGACTCTCCCCGAACCGTCGGGACCCGCCTCAGCAACAGAACCATGA
- the novN gene encoding Decarbamoylnovobiocin carbamoyltransferase, with translation MDILGISCYFHDASAVLLRDGVPVACAAEESFTRRKHDFRFPEHAIRYVLEAGGVRGSDLDWVVFYEKPFRKWERLWMSVLSTYPRSWPAFREAVQGWLADKLWVKARIQRLLGISPDRILFSDHHLSHAASAFFCSPFDEAAILTADAVGEWSTATLGVGRDRVIEAIAELRFPHSIGLLYSTFTAFLGFEVNEGEYKVMGMAPFGEPRYVEDIYRLLDLKPDGSLWLDMDYFAYPYSSDRMFRDRFEKLFGPPRRPGTPFFTRRSGWPAYFGERPPDWERLADENQRYADIAASVQRVTEDILLAMARYLYERTGLRRLCMAGGVALNCVANARILREGPFEEIFIQPNAGDGGGALGAALWAYHTVLGHPRKFVMEHAYWGPAYKPAEVRAALERAGVAFQEAPDEETLIDRTVEHLLEGRVVGWFQGRLEWGPRALGHRSILADPRRPDMKDRVNVLIKFREPYRPFAPSVAAEAAPRFFDGGPAIGQYPARFMLYTVPVRSSAVDRIPAVTHVDGSSRIQTVTAAWEPLYDRLIRRFGEATGVPVVLNTSFNLKGEPIVCSPADALSTFFRSGLEVLVIDRFIVEKRGRVPEAVPPSRHHIVSTSRNA, from the coding sequence ATGGACATTCTGGGGATCTCCTGTTACTTCCACGACGCGTCGGCCGTGCTTCTCCGGGACGGCGTGCCGGTCGCCTGCGCGGCCGAGGAGAGCTTCACCCGCCGGAAGCACGACTTTCGGTTTCCCGAACACGCGATCCGATACGTCCTGGAGGCCGGCGGCGTCCGGGGCTCGGACCTCGACTGGGTCGTCTTTTACGAGAAGCCCTTCCGGAAGTGGGAACGTCTCTGGATGAGCGTCCTGAGCACATACCCCCGGAGCTGGCCGGCGTTCCGGGAGGCCGTCCAGGGATGGCTGGCCGACAAGCTGTGGGTGAAGGCCCGGATCCAGCGTCTGCTGGGTATTTCGCCGGACCGCATCCTGTTCAGCGACCATCATCTGTCCCATGCGGCCAGCGCCTTTTTTTGTTCGCCCTTTGACGAGGCGGCCATCCTGACGGCGGACGCCGTGGGGGAGTGGTCGACGGCGACGCTCGGCGTCGGCCGAGACCGTGTCATCGAGGCCATCGCCGAACTGCGGTTTCCCCATTCGATCGGGCTCCTGTACAGCACGTTCACGGCCTTTCTGGGCTTCGAGGTCAACGAGGGCGAGTACAAGGTCATGGGCATGGCGCCCTTCGGGGAGCCCCGGTACGTGGAGGACATCTATCGGCTTCTGGACCTGAAGCCGGACGGCTCCCTGTGGCTGGACATGGACTACTTTGCGTATCCCTACTCGTCGGACCGGATGTTCCGGGACCGCTTCGAGAAGCTCTTTGGGCCGCCCCGCCGGCCGGGCACGCCCTTTTTCACCCGCCGGTCCGGCTGGCCGGCCTACTTCGGGGAGCGGCCTCCGGACTGGGAACGGTTAGCCGATGAAAATCAGCGGTATGCCGACATCGCCGCCAGCGTCCAGCGGGTGACGGAGGACATCCTCCTGGCGATGGCTCGATACCTCTACGAGCGGACCGGTCTCCGGCGCCTCTGCATGGCCGGAGGCGTCGCCCTCAACTGTGTGGCCAACGCCCGCATCCTCCGGGAGGGCCCCTTCGAGGAGATCTTCATCCAGCCGAATGCCGGCGACGGCGGCGGGGCCCTCGGGGCGGCCCTGTGGGCCTACCATACCGTCTTAGGGCATCCCCGGAAGTTCGTGATGGAGCATGCCTACTGGGGCCCGGCGTACAAGCCCGCCGAGGTCCGGGCGGCTCTCGAGCGGGCCGGCGTCGCCTTCCAGGAAGCGCCCGATGAGGAGACCCTGATCGACCGGACCGTCGAGCACCTCTTGGAAGGGCGGGTCGTCGGGTGGTTTCAGGGGCGCCTCGAGTGGGGGCCCCGGGCGTTGGGGCATCGGAGTATCCTGGCCGACCCCCGGCGGCCGGACATGAAGGACCGCGTGAACGTCCTCATCAAGTTTCGGGAGCCCTATCGGCCCTTTGCGCCCTCGGTGGCGGCCGAGGCGGCCCCACGGTTTTTCGACGGGGGGCCGGCCATCGGCCAGTATCCGGCCCGGTTCATGCTCTATACCGTGCCCGTCCGGTCGTCGGCGGTCGACCGCATTCCAGCCGTCACGCACGTGGACGGGAGTTCCCGGATCCAGACGGTGACGGCCGCCTGGGAACCCCTGTACGACCGCCTGATCCGCCGGTTCGGAGAGGCGACGGGCGTGCCCGTGGTCCTGAACACGAGCTTCAACCTGAAAGGGGAACCCATCGTGTGTTCTCCGGCCGATGCCCTGTCGACCTTCTTCCGGAGCGGCCTGGAGGTCCTCGTGATCGACCGGTTCATCGTCGAGAAGCGGGGCCGGGTCCCCGAAGCAGTCCCGCCGTCCCGTCATCACATCGTCTCGACATCTCGGAACGCCTGA
- the glyA gene encoding Serine hydroxymethyltransferase, whose product MMGTPLWQADPEVARLMQRELERQRQTLELIASENFTTRAVLEAAGSVLTNKYAEGYPGRRYYGGCEFYDRIEQLAIDRAKQLFGAEHANVQPHSGTQANIAVYFAMLQPGDTILGMELSHGGHLSHGHPLNYSGKYLRVVAYGVSRETETVDYDQVEALAHEYRPKLILAGFSAYPRKLDFARFAEIARSVGAYMMADIAHVAGLVVAGLYPDPVPHCDFVTTTTHKTLRGPRSGLILCREVYAKEIDRAVFPGTQGGPLMHIIAAKAVCFQQAMTPEFREYQAQIVRNAQALAQQLIEEGLRLVSGGTDNHLMLVDLRPIGMTGKQAQALLEEVGITVNKNTIPFDPNPPMVTSGIRIGTPAVTTRGMREPEMRLIGHWIAEVLKNPENEKIKAEARAVVRRLTQQFPLYPDLVYTPEET is encoded by the coding sequence ATGATGGGGACCCCCCTTTGGCAGGCCGACCCCGAGGTCGCCCGGCTCATGCAACGGGAGCTGGAGCGTCAGCGCCAGACCCTGGAGCTGATTGCCTCCGAGAACTTCACGACCCGGGCCGTCTTAGAAGCCGCCGGCTCGGTCCTGACGAACAAGTACGCCGAGGGCTATCCGGGCCGGCGGTATTACGGCGGGTGCGAATTTTACGACCGCATCGAGCAGTTGGCCATCGACCGGGCCAAACAGCTCTTCGGGGCCGAACACGCGAACGTCCAGCCCCATTCGGGCACGCAGGCCAACATCGCCGTCTACTTTGCGATGCTCCAGCCCGGCGACACGATCCTCGGGATGGAGCTGTCTCACGGGGGGCATCTCAGTCACGGCCATCCCCTGAACTACTCGGGCAAATACCTCCGGGTCGTCGCCTACGGCGTCTCCCGGGAGACCGAGACGGTCGACTACGACCAGGTCGAGGCCCTTGCCCACGAATATCGCCCGAAGCTCATCCTGGCGGGCTTCAGCGCCTACCCCCGCAAGCTCGACTTCGCCCGCTTTGCGGAGATCGCCCGGAGCGTCGGCGCGTACATGATGGCCGACATCGCCCACGTCGCCGGCCTCGTCGTCGCCGGGCTGTATCCCGACCCCGTGCCCCACTGCGATTTCGTGACGACGACGACCCACAAGACCCTCCGGGGTCCCCGGTCGGGCCTCATCCTGTGTCGGGAAGTCTACGCGAAGGAAATCGACCGGGCCGTCTTCCCCGGCACCCAGGGCGGGCCCCTCATGCATATCATCGCCGCCAAGGCCGTATGCTTTCAGCAGGCGATGACGCCGGAATTTCGTGAGTATCAAGCCCAGATCGTGCGTAACGCGCAGGCCCTGGCTCAGCAACTCATCGAGGAGGGCCTCCGGCTCGTCTCCGGGGGGACGGACAACCATCTCATGCTCGTCGACCTGCGGCCCATCGGGATGACGGGTAAGCAGGCCCAGGCCCTCCTCGAGGAGGTCGGCATCACGGTCAACAAGAACACGATTCCCTTCGACCCGAACCCGCCGATGGTCACGTCGGGGATCCGTATCGGGACGCCGGCCGTCACGACCCGGGGGATGCGGGAGCCCGAGATGCGCCTCATCGGCCACTGGATCGCTGAGGTCCTGAAGAATCCTGAGAACGAAAAGATCAAGGCCGAGGCCCGGGCCGTCGTCCGGCGGCTTACCCAACAGTTCCCCCTCTATCCGGACCTCGTCTACACGCCAGAAGAGACGTGA
- the pgk/tpi_1 gene encoding Bifunctional PGK/TIM: MGRVRSYFIAGNWKMHTLRAEAVDLARRVAEHARSVPAVRVMVAPPFPWLLPVAEALAGSPVHLGAQDVHWEQKGAYTGAVSPEMLKDAGCEYVIIGHSERRQYFGETDETVFRKLQAALSVGLRPVLCVGETLDQRQAGWTLKVIRRQLWGALEGLTPPAAFTIAYEPVWAIGTGVPAHPEQAQEVHAFIRAEVARIWDASIDLHVLYGGSVTPDNVEGFLRAPDVDGALVGGASLKAEAFCTILDIAQNLSAGRSS; the protein is encoded by the coding sequence ATGGGACGGGTACGTTCGTATTTCATCGCCGGTAACTGGAAGATGCACACGCTTCGGGCGGAGGCCGTGGACCTGGCCCGGCGGGTCGCCGAACACGCCCGGTCGGTCCCGGCCGTGCGGGTCATGGTCGCCCCGCCGTTTCCGTGGCTTCTGCCCGTGGCCGAGGCCCTGGCGGGGAGTCCCGTGCATCTCGGCGCCCAGGACGTCCATTGGGAACAGAAGGGTGCTTACACGGGGGCCGTGTCGCCCGAGATGCTGAAGGACGCCGGGTGCGAGTACGTCATCATCGGCCATTCAGAACGGCGGCAGTACTTTGGGGAGACCGACGAGACGGTCTTCCGGAAGCTCCAGGCGGCCCTCTCCGTCGGACTGCGGCCGGTCCTGTGCGTCGGAGAGACGCTGGACCAACGGCAGGCCGGATGGACCCTGAAGGTCATCCGGCGTCAGCTCTGGGGAGCCTTGGAGGGCCTGACCCCGCCGGCGGCCTTTACCATCGCCTATGAGCCCGTGTGGGCCATCGGGACGGGCGTCCCGGCTCATCCCGAGCAGGCCCAGGAGGTCCACGCCTTCATCCGGGCCGAGGTCGCCCGGATCTGGGACGCGTCCATAGACCTGCACGTCCTGTACGGGGGGAGCGTCACGCCCGACAACGTCGAGGGCTTCCTGCGGGCGCCCGACGTGGACGGCGCCCTCGTCGGCGGGGCCAGTTTGAAGGCCGAGGCGTTCTGCACTATCTTAGACATAGCCCAAAACCTTTCCGCGGGCCGATCAAGTTGA
- the fmt gene encoding Methionyl-tRNA formyltransferase: MTRILFFGTPHAAVRVLEALVQWPMGTVVGVVTAPDRPRGRGQQVEPTPVKAWALRAQLPVFQPDTLKRPEVARALRVWSADVFIVTAYGFILPPAVLQIPLHGCLNVHFSLLPKYRGAAPVARALLAGERETGVTIIRMNERMDAGPILAQRVVPIRDDDTTGTLEDRLARAGAALLIEVLPDYLAGRIRPVEQDESAATFAPKVQKEEGRIRWDRPAEWIERQVRAMDPWPSAYTWWRGRLLKITRARVVPDMDDEAPGTTVYVDKKRWVVACGRDALELLEVQLESRPRMAVSAFLQGHPVRLGERLEEAGPGSP, encoded by the coding sequence ATGACTCGTATTCTTTTTTTCGGAACGCCGCACGCCGCCGTCCGGGTCTTGGAGGCCCTGGTCCAGTGGCCGATGGGGACCGTCGTAGGTGTCGTCACGGCGCCGGACCGCCCCCGGGGCCGGGGTCAGCAGGTCGAGCCGACGCCGGTGAAGGCCTGGGCCCTCCGAGCCCAGCTCCCGGTCTTTCAACCAGACACGTTGAAACGGCCCGAGGTCGCCCGGGCCCTTCGGGTGTGGTCGGCCGACGTGTTCATCGTGACGGCCTACGGTTTCATCCTGCCGCCGGCCGTCCTGCAAATCCCGCTCCACGGGTGCCTGAATGTTCACTTCTCGCTCCTCCCGAAGTACCGGGGGGCCGCCCCGGTCGCCCGGGCCCTGCTGGCGGGGGAACGGGAGACCGGCGTGACGATCATCCGGATGAATGAGCGGATGGACGCCGGCCCGATCCTCGCCCAGCGGGTCGTCCCGATCCGGGACGACGACACGACGGGGACCTTAGAGGACCGGTTGGCCCGGGCGGGCGCCGCCCTGCTCATCGAGGTCCTGCCGGATTACTTGGCGGGCCGTATCCGGCCGGTCGAGCAGGACGAATCGGCCGCCACGTTCGCCCCGAAGGTTCAGAAAGAGGAAGGCCGGATCCGCTGGGACCGACCGGCCGAGTGGATCGAACGGCAGGTCCGGGCGATGGACCCGTGGCCGTCGGCCTACACGTGGTGGCGGGGGCGACTCCTGAAAATCACCCGGGCCCGGGTCGTGCCGGACATGGACGACGAAGCGCCGGGGACGACGGTTTACGTGGACAAGAAGCGGTGGGTCGTCGCCTGCGGCCGGGATGCCCTGGAGCTCCTGGAGGTCCAGCTGGAGAGCCGTCCCCGGATGGCCGTCTCGGCATTCCTGCAGGGGCACCCCGTCCGCTTAGGGGAACGCCTGGAAGAGGCCGGGCCTGGGTCGCCATGA